One genomic region from Euleptes europaea isolate rEulEur1 chromosome 6, rEulEur1.hap1, whole genome shotgun sequence encodes:
- the LOC130478981 gene encoding protein S100-A11-like, producing MSLKYPAGPTETKHCIESLLAVFQHYAGRDRSTSSLSKRKFLTFMNTELASFTKDQKDPSVLDLTMKKLDMNCDGQLDFSKFLNLIVGLVQACHIQVMSSLTSRATRNPPALSHHHKIANIPENRSLHMTKIRHCNAGGIIYVSINKN from the coding sequence ATGTCGTTGAAGTACCCCGCTGGCCCCACAGAAACCAAACACTGCATCGAGTCGCTGCTGGCAGTGTTCCAGCACTATGCCGGCCGCGATAGGAGCACTTCTTCCCTTTCCAAAAGGAAGTTCCTGACCTTCATGAACACAGAGCTGGCGTCTTTCACAAAGGACCAGAAGGACCCAAGCGTCCTGGACCTCACGATGAAAAAACTCGACATGAACTGTGATGGCCAGCTGGACTTCAGCAAATTCTTGAACCTTATCGTCGGCCTGGTACAGGCCTGCCACATCCAAGTGATGTCATCCCTGACCAGCAGGGCCACCAGAAACCCTCCGGCTCTGAGCCATCACCACAAAATCGCAAACATTCCAGAAAACCGATCTCTGCATATGACCAAAATCAGACATTGCAATGCAGGCGGCATTATTTACGTTTCCATCAATAAAAATTGA